A genomic segment from Drosophila miranda strain MSH22 chromosome 3, D.miranda_PacBio2.1, whole genome shotgun sequence encodes:
- the LOC117188099 gene encoding homeobox protein cut isoform X2, which produces MLEEAKSLPLHCVVESVHSLHASLTIDSRQPWKRRPNIETDSYVIIAAATPWSEIVQTALQRLGYSQEVANTARGSLIIKHWKPIPLEQISDNPAVPVSDIVGELTSVITLRIVILRPKTSPFGEIKDKLLKLLVLQSHAVLRSTGCPLDEVTLSQICRSSHQNTYAMPGGEMTEDLRRKFDQWWSNQLSPQAAMAPKMLPFMTAPSAVPVPVPGDMDFPVGSAMAAAAAAAAAHAAAAGGAAVNNPLGSMGSRESLLLANEAAVHHATGGQAAAAGHHSSMLVHPMHAASMHHHHHHGATHGHGPQYPNQKTRMRTSFDPEMELPKLQKWFQENPHPSRQQIQTYVVQLNTLESRRGRKPLDVNNVVYWFKNARAAQKRAEMRGGSLGSAMSALGHAAMNGYLSQHAPLGQNSSSSAGSQPMSMGNLSMTHDYLKSPMSLKSEDIDTMSQHSDEMEEEPSRPNTPQLPLSLTTHERNRSSPLMDQDEEEEEDQGDQQQPQRVKSAGSEVINGNLRETEEERQEKASDVQDNEKESAHHVVEVPHSGAEPLVDAASSQNNNNNSSSHSHIEHEHEVVSSTPKRTIPKEEEDDLDMDDDEEDNENDVSHLDEFRSPSPDLSGAVAPHKDQLPFPMVPNSMFSQSFMYMSHYIPAFGQAAAAHPHHHAAAAAAAAGIQPNALMGGGGGLNLSSISNEERRKRNRTFIDPVTEVPKLEQWFAMNTHPSHNLILKYTEDLNTMPYRQKFPRLESKNVQFWFKNRRAKCKRLKMSLYDNNQCGQLGGLSSFVPKYEERD; this is translated from the exons CCAAATCACTTCCACTCCATTGTGTGGTGGAGTCGGTGCACTCACTGCACGCCTCCCTCACCATCGACAGCCGGCAGCCCTGGAAGCGTCGGCCCAACATCGAGACAGACAGCTACGTGATCATAGCAGCGGCCACGCCCTGGAGCGAGATTGTCCAGACAGCCCTGCAGCGGCTGGGCTACTCACAGGAGGTGGCCAACACAGCCAGAG GCTCCCTGATCATCAAGCACTGGAAGCCCATACCTCTCGAGCAGATATCGGACAATCCGGCGGTGCCGGTGAGCGACATTGTGGGGGAGCTGACATCCGTGATCACCCTGCGCATCGTGATCCTGCGGCCCAAGACCTCTCCCTTCGGCGAGATCAAGGACAAGCTGCTTAAGCTGCTCGTGTTGCAGTCGCACGCAGTGCTCCGTTCCACAGGCTGTCCTCTGGATGAG GTAACCCTCTCGCAGATCTGCCGCAGCTCGCACCAGAACACGTACGCCATGCCCGGCGGGGAGATGACCGAGGATCTGCGCCGCAAGTTCGACCAGTGGTGGTCCAACCAGCTCTCGCCACAGGCGGCCATGGCGCCCAAGATGCTGCCCTTCATGACGGCTCCGTCGGCGGtacccgtgcccgtgcccgggGATATGGACTTCCCCGTTGGCTCGGCCATGgctgcagcggcggcggcagcagctgcCCATGCGGCTGCCGCTGGCGGGGCAGCTGTGAACAATCCTCTAGGATCGATGGGCAGTCGGGAGAGTCTGCTACTGGCAAACGAAGCCGCTGTTCACCATGCCACCGGAGGTCAGGCGGCGGCCGCGGGTCACCATAGTAGCATGCTGGTGCATCCTATGCATGCCGCGTCCATGCATCATCACCACCACCACGGAGCCACCCACGGCCACGGCCCACAGTATCCTAACCAGAAGACACGCATGCGAACCAGCTTCGACCCGGAGATGGAGCTGCCCAAGCTGCAGAAGTGGTTCCAGGAGAATCCCCATCCCTCGCGCCAGCAGATCCAGACCTATGTGGTGCAGCTGAATACCTTGGAGTCGCGCCGCGGTCGCAAGCCGCTCGACGTCAACAACGTTGTGTACTGGTTCAAGAACGCACGGGCTGCCCAGAAGCGGGCTGAGATGCGGGGCGGGAGTCTGGGCAGTGCCATGAGCGCTCTGGGTCATGCCGCCATGAACGGCTACCTCAGCCAGCACGCCCCTCTTGGCCAGAATTCGAGCAGCAGTGCCGGCAGCCAGCCGATGAGCATGGGGAATCTTTCCATGACGCACGATTATCTAAAGAGCCCCATGAGCCTGAAATCGGAGGACATCGACACCATGTCGCAGCACTCCGACGAGATGGAGGAGGAGCCAAGTCGCCCCAACACGCCCCAGTTGCCGCTCTCACTCACCACCCACGAGCGCAACCGCAGCTCGCCCCTGATGGAccaggacgaggaggaggaggaggatcaGGGggatcagcagcagccacagcgtGTAAAGAGCGCCGGCAGCGAAGTGATTAACGGGAATCTGAGAGAGACCGAGGAGGAGCGCCAGGAGAAGGCCAGTGACGTCCAAGACAACGAGAAGGAAAGCGCACACCACGTGGTGGAGGTGCCCCATTCAGGGGCCGAACCTCTGGTGGATGCCGCCTCCAgccaaaacaacaacaacaacagcagcagccactcgcACATCGAGCACGAGCACGAGGTCGTGAGCTCCACGCCGAAGCGCACCATTCctaaggaggaggaggacgaccTGGACATGGACGATGACGAGGAGGACAACGAGAATGACGTGAGTCACCTGGATGAGTTCCGCTCGCCCTCACCAGACCTCTCTGGTGCCGTGGCGCCGCACAAGGACCAGCTGCCCTTTCCCATGGTTCCCAATTCGATGTTCTCGCAATCCTTCATGTACATGAGCCACTACATCCCGGCCTTTGGACAGGCGGCCGCGGCCCATCCGCACCATCATGCCGCTGCTGCGGCCGCTGCCGCCGGGATCCAGCCGAACGCCCTGATGGGGGGCGGCGGCGGACTCAACCTGTCGAGCATCTCGAACGAGGAGCGCCGGAAGCGGAATCGCACCTTCATCGACCCGGTCACGGAGGTGCCCAAGCTGGAGCAATGGTTCGCCATGAACACGCATCCCTCGCACAATCTGATCCTCAAGTATACGGAGGACCTGAACACCATGCCCTATAG GCAAAAGTTCCCGCGTCTGGAGAGCAAAAATGTCCAGTTCTGGTTCAAGAACCGTCGGGCCAAGTGCAAGCGCCTCAAGATGTCCCTGTACGACAATAACCAGTGCGGACAGCTGGGAGGCCTGAGCTCCTTTGTGCCCAAGTACGAGGAGCGGGATTGA